The Rhododendron vialii isolate Sample 1 chromosome 6a, ASM3025357v1 genome includes a window with the following:
- the LOC131331169 gene encoding uroporphyrinogen-III synthase, chloroplastic isoform X3 — protein MAKFSLSSLSLPSPPLLLERRALSRSFTVQSSHSSPVCSCSEPKVVVTRERGKNAKLVNALAKRGINCLELPLIEHTQLPDLDQLPSVLSAESAFDWIVITSPEAGLVFLDAWKAAGTPNVKVGVVGAGTASIFEEVAESSNGYIDVAFAPSKATGKVLASELPKHGNVKCRVLYPASAKASTEIEGLSNRGFQVTRLNTYTTVSVHHVDQTILKQALSAPVVAVASPSAIRAWVNLISDERWGNSVACIGGTTASTAKRLGLRNVYFPENPGLDGWVDSILEALRVHDQFQKVL, from the exons ATGgcaaagttctctctctcctctctctctcttccctcacCTCCTCTGCTCCTCGAAAGGCGCGCCCTTTCTCGCTCCTTCACAGTTCAGTCTTCGCATTCGTCTCCTGTTTGTTCGTGTTCGGAGCCCAAGGTCGTTGTCACTCGAGAACGCGGCAAGAACGCCAAGCTCGTCAATGCCTTG GCAAAACGTGGAATTAACTGCTTGGAGCTTCCCCTCATTGAGCACACACAGTTGCCAGATTTGGATCAGCTTCCTTCTGTATTGAGTG CAGAGAGTGCTTTTGACTGGATAGTCATAACTTCTCCAGAAGCGGGTCTGGTTTTCCTCGACGCTTGGAA GGCTGCTGGAACCCCCAATGTTAAAGTAGGTGTAGTCGGAGCTGGTACAGCAAGTATATTTGAGGAAGTAGCAGAGTCCTCAAATGGTTATATTGATGTTGCTTTTGCGCCATCAAAAG CAACAGGTAAGGTTTTGGCTTCAGAGCTCccgaagcatggtaatgtgaaGTGTAGAGTCCTATATCCTGCTTCAGCAAAAGCTAGCACCGAGATTG AAGGCCTGTCTAATCGTGGATTCCAGGTTACAAGGCTGAATACGTACACAACG GTTTCTGTTCATCATGTAGACCAAACAATTCTGAAGCAGGCACTTTCTGCTCCTGTTGTTGCCGTAGCATCACCTTCTGCAATTCG TGCTTGGGTTAACCTTATTTCAGACGAACGCTGGGGCAATTCTGTTGCATGTATTGGTGGGACAACTGCTTCGACTGCAAAAAGACTAGGCTTGAGAAATGTGTATTTTCCTGAAAATCCTGGTCTGGATGG ATGGGTTGATAGCATTCTTGAAGCCTTAAGAGTCCATGATCAGTTCCAGAAGGTCCTATAG
- the LOC131331169 gene encoding uroporphyrinogen-III synthase, chloroplastic isoform X5 has translation MAKFSLSSLSLPSPPLLLERRALSRSFTVQSSHSSPVCSCSEPKVVVTRERGKNAKLVNALAKRGINCLELPLIEHTQLPDLDQLPSVLSAESAFDWIVITSPEAGLVFLDAWKAAGTPNVKVGVVGAGTASIFEEVAESSNGYIDVAFAPSKEEGLSNRGFQVTRLNTYTTVSVHHVDQTILKQALSAPVVAVASPSAIRAWVNLISDERWGNSVACIGGTTASTAKRLGLRNVYFPENPGLDGWVDSILEALRVHDQFQKVL, from the exons ATGgcaaagttctctctctcctctctctctcttccctcacCTCCTCTGCTCCTCGAAAGGCGCGCCCTTTCTCGCTCCTTCACAGTTCAGTCTTCGCATTCGTCTCCTGTTTGTTCGTGTTCGGAGCCCAAGGTCGTTGTCACTCGAGAACGCGGCAAGAACGCCAAGCTCGTCAATGCCTTG GCAAAACGTGGAATTAACTGCTTGGAGCTTCCCCTCATTGAGCACACACAGTTGCCAGATTTGGATCAGCTTCCTTCTGTATTGAGTG CAGAGAGTGCTTTTGACTGGATAGTCATAACTTCTCCAGAAGCGGGTCTGGTTTTCCTCGACGCTTGGAA GGCTGCTGGAACCCCCAATGTTAAAGTAGGTGTAGTCGGAGCTGGTACAGCAAGTATATTTGAGGAAGTAGCAGAGTCCTCAAATGGTTATATTGATGTTGCTTTTGCGCCATCAAAAG AAGAAGGCCTGTCTAATCGTGGATTCCAGGTTACAAGGCTGAATACGTACACAACG GTTTCTGTTCATCATGTAGACCAAACAATTCTGAAGCAGGCACTTTCTGCTCCTGTTGTTGCCGTAGCATCACCTTCTGCAATTCG TGCTTGGGTTAACCTTATTTCAGACGAACGCTGGGGCAATTCTGTTGCATGTATTGGTGGGACAACTGCTTCGACTGCAAAAAGACTAGGCTTGAGAAATGTGTATTTTCCTGAAAATCCTGGTCTGGATGG ATGGGTTGATAGCATTCTTGAAGCCTTAAGAGTCCATGATCAGTTCCAGAAGGTCCTATAG
- the LOC131331169 gene encoding uroporphyrinogen-III synthase, chloroplastic isoform X4 has translation MAKFSLSSLSLPSPPLLLERRALSRSFTVQSSHSSPVCSCSEPKVVVTRERGKNAKLVNALAKRGINCLELPLIEHTQLPDLDQLPSVLSESAFDWIVITSPEAGLVFLDAWKAAGTPNVKVGVVGAGTASIFEEVAESSNGYIDVAFAPSKATGKVLASELPKHGNVKCRVLYPASAKASTEIEGLSNRGFQVTRLNTYTTVSVHHVDQTILKQALSAPVVAVASPSAIRAWVNLISDERWGNSVACIGGTTASTAKRLGLRNVYFPENPGLDGWVDSILEALRVHDQFQKVL, from the exons ATGgcaaagttctctctctcctctctctctcttccctcacCTCCTCTGCTCCTCGAAAGGCGCGCCCTTTCTCGCTCCTTCACAGTTCAGTCTTCGCATTCGTCTCCTGTTTGTTCGTGTTCGGAGCCCAAGGTCGTTGTCACTCGAGAACGCGGCAAGAACGCCAAGCTCGTCAATGCCTTG GCAAAACGTGGAATTAACTGCTTGGAGCTTCCCCTCATTGAGCACACACAGTTGCCAGATTTGGATCAGCTTCCTTCTGTATTGAGTG AGAGTGCTTTTGACTGGATAGTCATAACTTCTCCAGAAGCGGGTCTGGTTTTCCTCGACGCTTGGAA GGCTGCTGGAACCCCCAATGTTAAAGTAGGTGTAGTCGGAGCTGGTACAGCAAGTATATTTGAGGAAGTAGCAGAGTCCTCAAATGGTTATATTGATGTTGCTTTTGCGCCATCAAAAG CAACAGGTAAGGTTTTGGCTTCAGAGCTCccgaagcatggtaatgtgaaGTGTAGAGTCCTATATCCTGCTTCAGCAAAAGCTAGCACCGAGATTG AAGGCCTGTCTAATCGTGGATTCCAGGTTACAAGGCTGAATACGTACACAACG GTTTCTGTTCATCATGTAGACCAAACAATTCTGAAGCAGGCACTTTCTGCTCCTGTTGTTGCCGTAGCATCACCTTCTGCAATTCG TGCTTGGGTTAACCTTATTTCAGACGAACGCTGGGGCAATTCTGTTGCATGTATTGGTGGGACAACTGCTTCGACTGCAAAAAGACTAGGCTTGAGAAATGTGTATTTTCCTGAAAATCCTGGTCTGGATGG ATGGGTTGATAGCATTCTTGAAGCCTTAAGAGTCCATGATCAGTTCCAGAAGGTCCTATAG
- the LOC131331169 gene encoding uroporphyrinogen-III synthase, chloroplastic isoform X1, with the protein MAKFSLSSLSLPSPPLLLERRALSRSFTVQSSHSSPVCSCSEPKVVVTRERGKNAKLVNALAKRGINCLELPLIEHTQLPDLDQLPSVLSAESAFDWIVITSPEAGLVFLDAWKAAGTPNVKVGVVGAGTASIFEEVAESSNGYIDVAFAPSKATGKVLASELPKHGNVKCRVLYPASAKASTEIEEGLSNRGFQVTRLNTYTTVSVHHVDQTILKQALSAPVVAVASPSAIRAWVNLISDERWGNSVACIGGTTASTAKRLGLRNVYFPENPGLDGWVDSILEALRVHDQFQKVL; encoded by the exons ATGgcaaagttctctctctcctctctctctcttccctcacCTCCTCTGCTCCTCGAAAGGCGCGCCCTTTCTCGCTCCTTCACAGTTCAGTCTTCGCATTCGTCTCCTGTTTGTTCGTGTTCGGAGCCCAAGGTCGTTGTCACTCGAGAACGCGGCAAGAACGCCAAGCTCGTCAATGCCTTG GCAAAACGTGGAATTAACTGCTTGGAGCTTCCCCTCATTGAGCACACACAGTTGCCAGATTTGGATCAGCTTCCTTCTGTATTGAGTG CAGAGAGTGCTTTTGACTGGATAGTCATAACTTCTCCAGAAGCGGGTCTGGTTTTCCTCGACGCTTGGAA GGCTGCTGGAACCCCCAATGTTAAAGTAGGTGTAGTCGGAGCTGGTACAGCAAGTATATTTGAGGAAGTAGCAGAGTCCTCAAATGGTTATATTGATGTTGCTTTTGCGCCATCAAAAG CAACAGGTAAGGTTTTGGCTTCAGAGCTCccgaagcatggtaatgtgaaGTGTAGAGTCCTATATCCTGCTTCAGCAAAAGCTAGCACCGAGATTG AAGAAGGCCTGTCTAATCGTGGATTCCAGGTTACAAGGCTGAATACGTACACAACG GTTTCTGTTCATCATGTAGACCAAACAATTCTGAAGCAGGCACTTTCTGCTCCTGTTGTTGCCGTAGCATCACCTTCTGCAATTCG TGCTTGGGTTAACCTTATTTCAGACGAACGCTGGGGCAATTCTGTTGCATGTATTGGTGGGACAACTGCTTCGACTGCAAAAAGACTAGGCTTGAGAAATGTGTATTTTCCTGAAAATCCTGGTCTGGATGG ATGGGTTGATAGCATTCTTGAAGCCTTAAGAGTCCATGATCAGTTCCAGAAGGTCCTATAG
- the LOC131331169 gene encoding uroporphyrinogen-III synthase, chloroplastic isoform X2, whose amino-acid sequence MAKFSLSSLSLPSPPLLLERRALSRSFTVQSSHSSPVCSCSEPKVVVTRERGKNAKLVNALAKRGINCLELPLIEHTQLPDLDQLPSVLSESAFDWIVITSPEAGLVFLDAWKAAGTPNVKVGVVGAGTASIFEEVAESSNGYIDVAFAPSKATGKVLASELPKHGNVKCRVLYPASAKASTEIEEGLSNRGFQVTRLNTYTTVSVHHVDQTILKQALSAPVVAVASPSAIRAWVNLISDERWGNSVACIGGTTASTAKRLGLRNVYFPENPGLDGWVDSILEALRVHDQFQKVL is encoded by the exons ATGgcaaagttctctctctcctctctctctcttccctcacCTCCTCTGCTCCTCGAAAGGCGCGCCCTTTCTCGCTCCTTCACAGTTCAGTCTTCGCATTCGTCTCCTGTTTGTTCGTGTTCGGAGCCCAAGGTCGTTGTCACTCGAGAACGCGGCAAGAACGCCAAGCTCGTCAATGCCTTG GCAAAACGTGGAATTAACTGCTTGGAGCTTCCCCTCATTGAGCACACACAGTTGCCAGATTTGGATCAGCTTCCTTCTGTATTGAGTG AGAGTGCTTTTGACTGGATAGTCATAACTTCTCCAGAAGCGGGTCTGGTTTTCCTCGACGCTTGGAA GGCTGCTGGAACCCCCAATGTTAAAGTAGGTGTAGTCGGAGCTGGTACAGCAAGTATATTTGAGGAAGTAGCAGAGTCCTCAAATGGTTATATTGATGTTGCTTTTGCGCCATCAAAAG CAACAGGTAAGGTTTTGGCTTCAGAGCTCccgaagcatggtaatgtgaaGTGTAGAGTCCTATATCCTGCTTCAGCAAAAGCTAGCACCGAGATTG AAGAAGGCCTGTCTAATCGTGGATTCCAGGTTACAAGGCTGAATACGTACACAACG GTTTCTGTTCATCATGTAGACCAAACAATTCTGAAGCAGGCACTTTCTGCTCCTGTTGTTGCCGTAGCATCACCTTCTGCAATTCG TGCTTGGGTTAACCTTATTTCAGACGAACGCTGGGGCAATTCTGTTGCATGTATTGGTGGGACAACTGCTTCGACTGCAAAAAGACTAGGCTTGAGAAATGTGTATTTTCCTGAAAATCCTGGTCTGGATGG ATGGGTTGATAGCATTCTTGAAGCCTTAAGAGTCCATGATCAGTTCCAGAAGGTCCTATAG
- the LOC131331168 gene encoding polyadenylate-binding protein RBP47-like, whose amino-acid sequence MQPSNGSDPQKQGQQQHRPAAAPSAALQQQQWVAAMQYPAAAAMVMQHHGMMPVPPPPHYAPQYLPYHPHHYPHPHQYHHHVQQNQQQGSNGENKTIWVGDLHNWMDEDYLHSCFTSTGEVTSIKVIRNKQTGLSEGYGFVEFFSHSAADKVLQNYTGKQMPNTEQPFRLNWASFSMGDKRANNGSDLSIFVGDLASDVTDSLLHETFSSKYPSIKAAKVVIDVNTGRSKGYGFVRFGDENERSQAMTEMNGVYCSSRPMRIGVATPRKSSGYQQHYSSQGGYVSNGGPAQGSQSEGDSTNTTIFVGGLDPNVTDEDLRTPFSEYGDIVSVKIPVGKGCGFVQFANRNNAEEALQKLTGTTIGKQTVRLSWGRNPANKQLRGDFGSPWNSPYYGGQMYEGYGYGLPPPHSPSMYAAAYGAYPMYGTHQQQVS is encoded by the exons aTGCAGCCCAGCAACGGTTCTGATCCACAAAAACAGGGGCAGCAACAGCACCGCCCTGCGGCGGCGCCGTCCGCGGcgctgcagcagcagcagtggGTGGCGGCGATGCAGTACCCGGCAGCGGCGGCGATGGTAATGCAGCACCACGGGATGATGCCggtgccgccgccgccgcatTACGCGCCCCAGTACCTGCCGTACCACCCTCACCACTACCCTCACCCGCATCAATACCATCACCATGTTCAGCAGAACCAGCAGCAGGGATCCAACGGCGAGAACAAAACCATCTGGGTAGGTGATCTGCATAATTGGATGGACGAGGATTACCTCCACAGCTGCTTCACTTCCACCGGAGAG GTCACCTCCATTAAGGTTATTCGAAATAAACAGACTGGGCTGTCAGAGGGTTATGGATTTGTGGAGTTCTTTTCCCACTCTGCAGCAGATAAAGTCCTACAGAATTATACTGGAAAACAAATGCCTAATACTGAACAACCTTTCCGCTTGAACTGGGCTTCATTTAGCATGGGCGATAAGCGTGCAAATAATGGTTCTGATCTTTCTATATTCGTAGGAGATTTAGCCTCAGATGTTACGGATAGCCTACTACATGAAACTTTTTCGAGTAAATATCCTTCCATAAAAGCTGCTAAAGTTGTCATTGACGTCAATACTGGCCGTTCAAAAGGTTACGGTTTTGTAAGGTTTGGAGATGAGAATGAGAGGTCACAGGCTATGACTGAAATGAATGGTGTATATTGTTCAAGCAGGCCTATGCGCATTGGAGTCGCAACTCCTAGAAAGTCATCTGGCTATCAGCAGCACTATTCCTCTCAAG GTGGATATGTATCAAATGGTGGTCCAGCCCAGGGCTCCCAGTCTGAAGGAGATTCTACAAACACAACT ATATTTGTTGGAGGGCTTGACCCTAATGTCACGGACGAAGATCTGAGGACGCCTTTCTCTGAGTATGGTGATATAGTCTCCGTGAAAATACCAGTTGGGAAGGGCTGTGGGTTCGTACAATTTGCTAACAG AAATAATGCTGAGGAGGCCCTGCAGAAATTGACTGGCACAACAATTGGAAAGCAAACGGTGCGGCTTTCTTGGGGACGAAATCCAGCAAACAAGCAG TTGAGAGGTGACTTTGGCAGCCCATGGAACAGCCCATATTACGGAGGGCAAATGTATGAGGGCTATGGATATGGTTTGCCACCGCCACACAGTCCAAGCATGTACGCTGCGGCTTACGGGGCTTATCCAATGTATGGCACCCACCAACAACAAGTAAGTTAA